Proteins co-encoded in one Spirosoma endbachense genomic window:
- a CDS encoding M1 family metallopeptidase, which yields MNRSRKAVLRLLFSLFTLSGMAKEATVSPQPFSHADSLRGSLRPERTCYDVTFYDLSLSVDPTTKRITGTNTIRYKAVRSFRRMQIDLFANMAIKSIQQNGKSLAYTRDGNAIFITTNDTQPAGQIRELTITYSGSPKIALNPPWGGGFVWRTDTTTAKSPDWITVACEGTGASLWWPNKDHLSDEPDSMRIRCRVPAGLTCVSNGKLISQQPTQDGHQTEWTWFVHYPINNYNVTLNITDYAHIADTYTARDGQKLALDYYVLPGNVQKAKIHFEQVKTMLGCFEKYFGKYPFWRDGYKLVETPYWGMEHQSAIAYGNHYYNNPFGFDFIIIHESGHEYFGNSLSCADHAEMWIHEAFTTYAEALFVEYTQGKTEAVDYLNTQRKLIRNKFPMLGPLGVNYDQEDTDIYFKGTWMLHTIRNAVGDDAKWFAALKALTTEKRLSIVYTDEIVDFLSKKTEVDLKPLFNQYLRHPNLPSLEYKINAKNTSELILSYRWVADADGFNLPVTVRVGQGKWQTIRPTSDWKTTTVNTTGTVAINVDNGLFTTRSVTVE from the coding sequence ATGAATCGATCTCGAAAAGCTGTTTTAAGACTGCTCTTCAGCTTATTCACCTTGTCGGGAATGGCTAAGGAAGCGACTGTCTCTCCGCAGCCATTTAGTCATGCCGACTCTCTACGCGGGAGCCTTCGTCCGGAGCGAACCTGCTACGATGTAACATTCTACGACCTGAGCTTGAGCGTCGATCCAACGACAAAACGCATTACGGGAACAAATACCATTCGTTACAAAGCCGTTCGCTCTTTCCGGCGAATGCAGATTGACCTCTTCGCGAATATGGCGATAAAGTCCATTCAGCAAAACGGGAAATCACTCGCCTACACCCGCGATGGAAACGCAATTTTTATTACCACGAACGATACACAACCCGCCGGACAAATTCGGGAACTGACCATTACATACTCAGGCAGTCCGAAGATTGCCCTAAACCCGCCCTGGGGTGGCGGATTTGTCTGGCGCACCGATACGACAACCGCTAAAAGTCCGGATTGGATAACCGTTGCCTGCGAAGGAACCGGAGCCAGCTTGTGGTGGCCCAACAAGGACCATCTCTCCGATGAGCCCGATTCCATGCGGATTCGCTGCCGGGTTCCGGCCGGATTGACCTGCGTTTCAAATGGAAAGCTAATCAGTCAGCAACCGACTCAGGATGGCCATCAAACTGAATGGACCTGGTTCGTGCATTACCCCATTAACAACTATAACGTTACGCTCAACATCACCGATTACGCCCATATTGCCGATACGTATACCGCCCGCGACGGACAGAAACTAGCGTTGGATTACTACGTATTGCCGGGTAATGTTCAGAAAGCCAAAATTCATTTCGAGCAAGTGAAAACAATGCTCGGCTGCTTCGAAAAATATTTCGGGAAATATCCTTTCTGGCGCGACGGGTATAAACTCGTCGAAACACCGTATTGGGGCATGGAACACCAGAGCGCCATTGCTTACGGCAATCATTATTACAACAATCCATTTGGCTTCGATTTCATCATCATCCACGAAAGCGGGCACGAGTACTTTGGCAATAGCCTGAGTTGCGCCGACCATGCTGAAATGTGGATTCACGAAGCGTTTACAACCTACGCAGAAGCTTTGTTTGTTGAGTATACACAAGGCAAAACAGAGGCCGTTGACTACCTGAATACCCAGCGAAAACTGATCCGGAATAAATTTCCCATGCTGGGTCCACTGGGTGTCAATTACGATCAGGAAGATACCGACATTTACTTCAAAGGAACGTGGATGCTTCACACGATCCGGAATGCGGTAGGTGACGACGCAAAATGGTTCGCAGCCCTCAAAGCGCTGACGACGGAAAAGCGATTATCGATCGTTTACACGGATGAAATCGTTGATTTCCTGAGCAAAAAAACAGAAGTCGATCTAAAACCGCTGTTTAATCAATACCTCCGCCATCCCAATCTGCCTTCGCTGGAGTATAAGATCAATGCGAAAAATACCAGCGAACTGATACTGAGCTACCGGTGGGTGGCCGACGCTGATGGCTTTAATCTGCCGGTAACGGTTCGGGTTGGGCAGGGTAAATGGCAAACAATTCGCCCTACCAGCGACTGGAAAACGACTACCGTCAACACAACCGGTACGGTGGCAATCAATGTGGACAATGGCCTGTTCACGACACGGTCAGTAACGGTGGAATAA
- a CDS encoding 5'-nucleotidase C-terminal domain-containing protein: protein MMKKHLLLLAFVGLSACNPGGYHLTNRTANRIGVDSVAAPADSSIANFLKPYRQGLDKAMNEVLARSTGRIEKGQPDGPLNDLLTDALLKQSSQRYGKPIDCSHLNFGGIRNNLPEGNITTGSVFEVMPFDNQLVVLTLKGDMLQQMLNHFAVGNKLVVGGLRAKIHNGQATSVTFNNGRTLQPNETYTVAMSDYVADGGDDAGFLKNPVKRENISYLIRDALIDYFRNQGKTGQPINPVSDGRISLE from the coding sequence ATGATGAAGAAACACCTACTGTTACTGGCCTTTGTTGGTCTATCGGCCTGTAACCCTGGCGGCTATCACCTCACCAACCGAACGGCCAACCGCATAGGCGTAGACTCTGTTGCGGCCCCGGCAGATAGCAGCATTGCCAACTTCCTGAAACCCTACCGGCAGGGCCTCGACAAAGCCATGAACGAGGTGCTGGCCCGATCAACCGGGCGTATCGAAAAAGGGCAACCCGACGGTCCACTCAACGACCTGCTAACCGATGCACTGCTGAAACAGTCAAGCCAACGATATGGCAAGCCAATTGACTGCTCCCATCTCAATTTCGGCGGCATTCGCAATAACCTGCCTGAGGGCAACATCACGACTGGCTCAGTTTTTGAGGTTATGCCCTTTGATAATCAGCTTGTTGTTCTTACGCTTAAGGGCGATATGCTGCAACAGATGCTGAACCATTTTGCCGTTGGCAATAAATTGGTTGTGGGTGGTTTGCGGGCTAAAATTCACAATGGACAGGCCACTTCGGTAACATTCAACAACGGTCGAACACTTCAACCCAACGAGACCTATACCGTAGCCATGAGTGACTATGTGGCCGACGGGGGCGATGATGCTGGTTTCCTCAAGAATCCGGTCAAGCGCGAAAACATTAGCTATTTAATCCGTGATGCCCTGATCGACTATTTCCGCAATCAGGGCAAAACCGGTCAACCTATCAATCCTGTTTCTGATGGACGCATTAGCCTCGAATAG
- a CDS encoding alkene reductase: protein MVQKLFSETKLGNLTLQNHVVMAPMTRNRATANHLPTDIMATYYAQRASVGLIITEGVGPSPNGEGYARMPSIYSAAQVEAWKKITEAVHAKGSKIFAQLMHTGRIGHPNHLAENAEVIAPSAVAAAGEIYTDEAGMLAHPTPRALTTDEVKQTIQEFVTASENAIEAGFDGVELHGANGYLIEQFISPDTNQRTDEYGGSSENRSRFLLEIAEAAGHAIGFDKVGVRLSPYNIFNDIKPYADVDQTYEYIAQKLNELGLVYIHLVNHSSMGGPVIPDSVVNAIRDAYKGALILSGGYDAQRAEDDLTNGPGDLIAFGRPLIANPDFVERLQSGAELNELDYSTFYTTGEKGYTDYPVLVEVNG from the coding sequence ATGGTACAAAAGCTTTTCTCTGAAACTAAACTTGGCAACCTGACTCTCCAGAACCATGTCGTAATGGCTCCTATGACCCGGAACCGGGCAACGGCCAATCACTTGCCAACCGACATTATGGCAACGTATTACGCTCAGCGGGCATCGGTTGGGCTAATTATTACAGAGGGCGTTGGCCCATCGCCCAATGGTGAAGGATATGCCCGAATGCCGAGTATTTATAGCGCAGCGCAGGTCGAGGCCTGGAAAAAGATAACAGAGGCTGTTCATGCGAAAGGAAGTAAAATTTTTGCTCAGCTGATGCACACTGGCCGTATCGGGCATCCGAATCACCTGGCCGAAAATGCTGAAGTTATAGCCCCGTCGGCGGTGGCCGCGGCTGGCGAAATCTACACCGATGAAGCAGGTATGCTGGCGCATCCAACCCCTCGTGCCCTAACCACCGACGAAGTTAAACAGACTATTCAGGAGTTTGTAACAGCCTCTGAAAACGCTATTGAAGCAGGTTTCGACGGCGTGGAACTACACGGAGCGAATGGCTACCTGATCGAACAGTTTATCAGCCCCGATACTAACCAGCGTACTGACGAATACGGTGGCAGCAGCGAAAACCGCAGTCGTTTTCTACTCGAAATTGCCGAAGCTGCCGGACACGCAATCGGGTTCGATAAAGTGGGCGTTCGTTTGTCGCCTTATAATATCTTCAACGACATTAAACCCTATGCCGATGTCGATCAAACCTATGAATACATCGCTCAAAAATTGAATGAGTTAGGCCTGGTCTATATCCACCTTGTCAATCATTCGTCGATGGGAGGGCCTGTTATCCCCGATTCAGTTGTCAACGCAATTCGTGACGCCTACAAAGGGGCACTGATCCTGAGTGGTGGTTATGATGCACAACGGGCTGAAGATGATCTGACGAATGGGCCTGGTGATCTGATCGCTTTTGGGCGGCCCTTGATCGCTAATCCTGATTTTGTTGAACGCCTGCAAAGCGGTGCTGAATTAAATGAGCTCGATTATTCAACATTCTATACAACCGGCGAAAAAGGCTATACCGATTACCCTGTTCTGGTAGAGGTGAATGGATAG
- the purQ gene encoding phosphoribosylformylglycinamidine synthase subunit PurQ, translated as MKFGVVVFPGSNCDQDAVDTLELMDQEVVKLWHKDHDLQGCDFIILPGGFSYGDYLRTGAVARFSPIMNEVIAHANRGGYLMGICNGFQILAEARLVPGVLLRNSNQQYVCKNVYLTPQSPDALLTVGLDRPAYKIPMAHGEGRYFADADTLKALNDNGQVLFRYCDETGAIVESANPNGSLENIAGVTNKGKNVFGMMPHPERAADPLLGNTDGRLILDQILKAVLV; from the coding sequence ATGAAATTTGGCGTTGTTGTTTTTCCCGGCTCTAACTGCGATCAGGACGCCGTCGATACGCTGGAACTAATGGACCAGGAGGTCGTTAAACTCTGGCACAAAGACCACGACCTGCAAGGTTGCGATTTTATAATCCTTCCGGGCGGCTTTTCATACGGCGACTACCTACGTACGGGCGCAGTGGCCCGGTTTTCGCCAATCATGAACGAAGTCATTGCCCATGCAAACCGGGGAGGCTATCTGATGGGTATCTGCAATGGTTTCCAGATTCTGGCCGAAGCCCGGCTCGTTCCGGGTGTGCTGTTGCGGAACTCCAATCAGCAGTACGTCTGCAAAAACGTTTACCTGACTCCTCAATCGCCCGATGCACTCTTAACAGTAGGGCTCGATCGTCCGGCTTATAAGATTCCAATGGCCCACGGCGAAGGACGCTATTTTGCCGATGCCGATACGCTCAAAGCCCTGAATGACAATGGGCAGGTTCTCTTCCGTTACTGCGACGAAACGGGTGCAATCGTCGAATCGGCCAATCCGAACGGTAGTCTGGAAAATATTGCGGGGGTTACCAATAAAGGCAAAAACGTATTTGGCATGATGCCCCACCCCGAACGTGCGGCTGATCCTCTGCTCGGCAATACGGATGGGCGACTGATTCTCGACCAAATACTGAAAGCGGTTTTGGTTTAA
- a CDS encoding PLP-dependent cysteine synthase family protein translates to MLDNYASTTLQAIGNTPLVRLNQVVPPNSADVFVKLEYYNPTGSYKDRMALAMIEEAERSGALKPGMTVVECTGGSTGTSLAFVCAVKGYSFQVVTSDAFAKEKLQTMRAFGADLIIVASEGGRITPDLIPSMREKARQLSETDGTYFTDQINNPNSMKGYSRIGQEILQQLDRPVDAFCGGVGTAGMLMGVSRAFREANQTTRIIALEPASAPLLSTGTRGTHTVEGIGIGMVPPLLSKDFYDEVRTVDEIQARQMARMLAKKEGIFAGISSGLNITAALQLAQELGPGHTVVTVACDSGMKYLSGSLYTD, encoded by the coding sequence ATGCTAGACAACTACGCATCGACAACACTCCAGGCAATCGGCAATACGCCACTGGTCCGGTTAAATCAGGTCGTTCCGCCAAACAGCGCCGACGTTTTTGTCAAACTGGAATATTATAACCCAACCGGATCTTACAAAGACCGAATGGCACTGGCCATGATTGAAGAGGCCGAACGGAGTGGGGCTTTGAAACCAGGTATGACCGTTGTCGAATGTACGGGAGGTAGCACCGGAACGTCGCTCGCGTTCGTCTGCGCCGTAAAAGGTTACTCTTTTCAGGTTGTAACATCGGATGCATTCGCGAAGGAGAAACTGCAAACCATGCGGGCGTTTGGCGCTGATCTGATCATTGTAGCCAGCGAAGGCGGCAGGATTACACCCGATCTGATCCCATCCATGCGCGAAAAAGCCCGACAGTTATCGGAAACCGACGGAACCTATTTTACGGACCAGATCAATAATCCAAATTCAATGAAAGGGTATTCACGCATTGGCCAGGAGATTCTTCAGCAACTTGACCGACCCGTGGATGCTTTTTGCGGTGGCGTCGGCACGGCGGGTATGCTGATGGGCGTTTCCCGTGCTTTTCGTGAAGCGAACCAGACCACCCGAATTATTGCGCTGGAACCCGCTTCGGCCCCATTGCTATCGACAGGTACTCGCGGCACACATACCGTAGAAGGTATTGGCATTGGTATGGTTCCCCCATTGCTGTCGAAAGACTTTTACGATGAAGTCAGAACGGTAGATGAAATCCAAGCGCGGCAAATGGCCCGAATGCTAGCAAAAAAGGAAGGCATCTTTGCGGGAATATCCAGCGGTTTAAATATTACGGCGGCCCTCCAGTTAGCTCAGGAGCTGGGACCAGGGCATACGGTCGTTACGGTTGCCTGCGATTCAGGCATGAAATATTTATCAGGCAGTTTATACACAGACTAA
- a CDS encoding class I SAM-dependent methyltransferase, with product MEKAFWFNSWELEGHYTSFHRKDIHPYAIKYLPPFALEGQTVFVPLCGKSLDLLYFSRFATRVIGVEIVEKAIHQFFEDNQLAYRQIGSRFVSGNITILCRDFFSLKREDIGPFDVVYDRAALVALPRPLRMRYLQTLEWLAPVGTLSFLNTLEYAPTLATPPFSISPDEVASYFPNYAIDHVECQEVPTHGMVRKYNLSYLKEHGFMMRKLYDSPVLIDIEDLMETA from the coding sequence ATGGAAAAAGCATTTTGGTTCAACTCCTGGGAATTGGAAGGACATTATACCAGCTTTCATCGTAAAGACATTCACCCTTACGCCATTAAATACCTGCCTCCTTTCGCTCTGGAAGGACAAACCGTATTTGTACCACTCTGTGGTAAATCGCTGGATCTACTGTATTTCAGCCGGTTTGCAACGCGGGTCATTGGGGTAGAAATTGTTGAGAAAGCAATCCACCAGTTTTTTGAGGACAATCAGTTGGCCTACCGCCAGATCGGAAGCCGTTTCGTGTCGGGTAATATCACCATTCTCTGCCGTGATTTTTTCTCGCTGAAACGCGAAGATATTGGACCATTCGATGTTGTCTATGACCGGGCCGCGCTGGTCGCGTTACCACGCCCGTTGCGGATGCGTTACCTGCAAACGCTCGAATGGCTGGCACCAGTTGGCACGCTGAGTTTCCTCAATACGCTCGAATATGCACCTACGCTGGCAACACCACCGTTCAGTATTTCGCCGGATGAGGTAGCCAGTTATTTCCCGAACTACGCCATTGATCATGTGGAATGTCAGGAGGTTCCTACTCACGGAATGGTGCGCAAATACAACCTGTCGTATTTGAAAGAACACGGTTTCATGATGCGTAAACTATATGATTCGCCCGTGTTGATCGATATTGAAGATCTGATGGAAACAGCGTAG
- a CDS encoding CotH kinase family protein has protein sequence MRTYCIFPVIFLSLVVTSTLAQTLSSSNLPIILINTNGQAIQDEPKIVAELRIIDNGAGKRNNVTDKPSFISKIGIEKRGATSQQFFPKKPYGIELRDTSGLNSINASVLGMPSESDWVLNATYNDKTLIRETLTYDLNRQLSKYYTPRYRYCEVILNNSYEGIYILFEKIKRDKNRVDISSIKKTDVSGDALTGGYIFKVDKTEGSPSRSWVSPYTGAQGQRIPIQIDRPKPEDLAEEQFQYTKKFITDFENALRGDQYQDSTAGYRNYIKDDSFVDYLLLTEICKNVDGYRLSSFFYKDRDSKGGKLVMGPIWDYNLTYGNANYCAGDSYQGWAYDFNRTCPTDSYQMPFWWDRLLSDRAFAKKVRVNYQALRKTILTTDRINTYIDSVATVLTEARVRNFQRWPVIGVAVWPNNFVGKTYEEETSYLKSWIRQRLSWMDTAILPFGTDILAIEPTNAFDLQINPNPSAGDITVHYRLVHRSDLRLTITDATGRTLRTILWPGQAAGEHQQTLPTQSLPTAPGTYLLQLDADGQPVSRKILRL, from the coding sequence ATGCGAACCTATTGTATATTTCCGGTTATTTTTCTGAGCCTAGTAGTTACATCAACTCTTGCCCAGACGCTTAGCTCTTCCAATCTACCCATTATACTGATCAATACCAACGGGCAAGCCATTCAGGATGAACCTAAGATCGTGGCTGAGTTGCGAATTATCGATAACGGAGCTGGTAAGCGAAATAATGTAACCGATAAACCTTCTTTCATCAGCAAAATAGGCATCGAAAAAAGAGGAGCTACTTCACAGCAATTTTTCCCTAAAAAACCATACGGCATCGAACTACGCGACACATCGGGGCTGAATTCGATCAATGCGTCTGTTTTGGGTATGCCATCGGAATCAGATTGGGTGCTTAATGCTACTTACAATGATAAAACACTTATCCGTGAAACGCTTACGTATGATCTTAACCGGCAACTGAGCAAGTATTATACACCCCGGTATCGCTATTGTGAGGTTATTTTAAACAACAGTTACGAAGGAATTTACATTTTGTTCGAAAAAATCAAGCGTGACAAAAATCGCGTCGATATTTCCAGTATCAAAAAAACCGACGTGTCAGGCGATGCCCTGACAGGCGGTTATATTTTTAAAGTCGATAAAACAGAAGGTTCACCCTCTCGCTCCTGGGTTTCGCCCTATACGGGTGCTCAGGGCCAACGTATTCCGATTCAGATTGATCGACCAAAACCCGAAGATTTAGCCGAAGAGCAGTTTCAATACACGAAAAAATTTATAACTGATTTCGAAAATGCCTTACGGGGAGATCAATACCAGGATTCGACGGCTGGTTACCGCAACTACATCAAGGATGACTCGTTTGTTGATTACCTGTTATTAACGGAGATCTGTAAGAATGTAGACGGTTATCGGCTCAGTAGTTTTTTTTATAAGGATCGCGACTCAAAAGGCGGCAAACTGGTTATGGGGCCTATCTGGGATTATAATCTGACCTACGGCAATGCGAACTATTGCGCGGGTGACTCGTATCAGGGCTGGGCTTATGATTTCAACCGTACTTGCCCGACTGATTCGTATCAGATGCCGTTCTGGTGGGATCGGTTACTGAGTGACCGGGCCTTTGCCAAAAAGGTGCGAGTAAACTATCAGGCTTTACGCAAAACGATCTTAACAACTGATCGCATAAACACGTATATCGATTCAGTAGCGACGGTGCTGACCGAGGCCCGCGTTCGAAATTTTCAGCGATGGCCAGTTATTGGCGTAGCCGTCTGGCCAAATAACTTCGTTGGCAAAACGTATGAGGAAGAAACCAGCTACCTGAAGTCATGGATAAGACAACGTTTAAGCTGGATGGACACGGCTATTTTACCGTTCGGCACCGACATTCTGGCAATAGAGCCAACGAATGCGTTTGATCTGCAAATCAATCCGAATCCGTCGGCGGGCGATATAACGGTACACTACCGGCTCGTCCACCGCTCCGATCTCCGGCTGACCATTACCGATGCAACCGGGCGAACGCTCCGAACTATCCTCTGGCCGGGTCAGGCTGCGGGCGAACACCAGCAAACCCTGCCAACGCAAAGTCTTCCAACGGCGCCAGGCACTTACCTGCTGCAACTAGATGCCGACGGACAACCCGTCAGCCGAAAAATCCTTAGGCTTTAA
- a CDS encoding bifunctional metallophosphatase/5'-nucleotidase — translation MDALASNRRQFLKLLGTAAVVGSVAPNVLAMSKAKTTSLTILHTNDVHSRLDPFPMDGSRNAGKGGVARRATLIRQIRQEQKNVLLFDAGDVFQGTPYFNLYKGEPEVLAMNKLGYDAGTIGNHDFDGGIDNMVTQFGKASFPLLIANYDFKNTVMDGRSMPYKIFDKEGVRVGVFGLGIQPEGLIPKNAYKETKYLDPIEIGNDIAAQLRSDKKCDYVICLSHLGFKYNEPTVSDNVLAAKTRNIDLIIGGHTHTFLDAPVAVNNPDGQPVWINQVGFAGINLGRLDLAFEQGKAVSSTGKSVEVK, via the coding sequence ATGGACGCATTAGCCTCGAATAGACGTCAGTTTTTGAAATTACTGGGCACAGCCGCCGTTGTCGGTTCGGTTGCTCCGAATGTGCTGGCAATGAGTAAAGCCAAAACGACATCACTCACCATCCTCCATACGAATGATGTACATAGTCGGCTCGACCCATTCCCGATGGATGGCAGCCGCAATGCGGGTAAAGGTGGTGTTGCTCGCCGGGCTACCCTGATCAGGCAAATCAGGCAGGAGCAAAAAAATGTGCTGCTGTTCGATGCAGGTGATGTATTTCAGGGAACTCCCTACTTCAATCTGTATAAAGGCGAACCGGAAGTGCTGGCCATGAACAAGCTCGGTTATGATGCCGGAACGATTGGAAACCACGACTTCGACGGTGGTATTGACAACATGGTTACGCAGTTTGGTAAAGCCAGCTTTCCCCTGTTAATCGCCAATTACGACTTCAAGAATACGGTGATGGATGGCCGTTCGATGCCGTATAAAATCTTTGACAAGGAAGGAGTTCGGGTCGGTGTTTTCGGACTGGGTATTCAGCCCGAAGGGCTCATTCCGAAAAATGCCTATAAAGAAACCAAATACCTCGATCCGATCGAAATTGGTAATGACATAGCAGCCCAGCTTCGTTCAGACAAGAAATGCGATTACGTGATCTGTCTGTCTCATCTGGGTTTTAAATACAATGAACCGACCGTTTCGGATAACGTTCTGGCGGCTAAAACCCGCAACATCGATCTCATCATCGGCGGTCATACGCACACCTTTCTCGATGCGCCAGTAGCCGTCAATAATCCGGATGGACAACCCGTATGGATCAATCAGGTTGGGTTTGCAGGTATCAATCTGGGACGGCTCGATCTGGCATTTGAGCAGGGCAAGGCCGTTTCCAGTACCGGAAAGTCTGTTGAAGTAAAGTAA
- a CDS encoding ArsR/SmtB family transcription factor: MENRFVEKATGAISDKYRLAILLELSNKGSMTSSDIQELTGLSQPCVSHHVKLLTDSGLVNAQKEGRNLHLTLNKESLQQLSGFIEKLT; this comes from the coding sequence ATGGAGAATCGTTTTGTTGAAAAAGCTACGGGTGCTATTTCGGATAAATACCGACTGGCAATTTTATTGGAACTGTCTAACAAAGGAAGCATGACATCTTCCGACATTCAGGAACTAACCGGATTATCGCAACCTTGTGTATCCCACCATGTTAAGCTGCTGACAGACAGTGGATTGGTTAATGCGCAAAAAGAAGGTAGAAACCTACATTTGACCTTAAATAAAGAATCGCTTCAGCAGTTATCGGGCTTCATCGAAAAGCTCACCTGA